From the Bacteroidales bacterium genome, the window GAAATAAAATTATTGAAGCATTAGAGAAAAATAATTCATTAACCAGAGAGGACTTAGCCAAATTAACAAACGTAAGTTCAAATGCTATAAAACAACAACTTGCGAAGCTGAAAAAAGAGGGTAGAATTAAAAGAATAGGAAGTACTAAAACAGGCCATTGGAGAGTAATTGATAAAATAACACGCTAGATACTTATATAAAATACTTAGAGTTTGAA encodes:
- a CDS encoding winged helix-turn-helix transcriptional regulator; amino-acid sequence: MKMPEPEYKYIFNSVRVTFYKTTQETTQEIKKISTRNKIIEALEKNNSLTREDLAKLTNVSSNAIKQQLAKLKKEGRIKRIGSTKTGHWRVIDKITR